A region from the Halomonas piscis genome encodes:
- a CDS encoding DUF932 domain-containing protein: protein MQILTHDRLHRHAPAIFAQEPDNAVSERYGFVPTINVVDALQAEGWYPVRAQQTNVRDMSRQTTARHMIRFRQEPDRQIDLGDSVAELVLTNSHDRSAAYQLDLGLFRLICSNGMVAPVSDMGGIRVRHGKHVVDEILEGSVALSHQVPRIAEGMEVFQSTMVHSGEARLFAEAALALRYGDDWQQHSPIRPDNVLQARRTEDAGGTLWQVFGRTQENLFKGGVRGKSASGRRTRTRAINNVTEDVRLNRALWTLTERFAELKGATLPAFPE, encoded by the coding sequence ATGCAAATTTTGACCCACGACCGCCTGCACCGTCATGCCCCCGCGATCTTTGCCCAGGAGCCCGATAACGCCGTGTCCGAGCGCTACGGCTTTGTGCCCACCATCAACGTGGTGGATGCCCTGCAGGCCGAAGGTTGGTATCCGGTACGCGCCCAGCAAACCAACGTGCGCGACATGAGCCGCCAGACCACCGCCCGGCACATGATCCGCTTTCGGCAGGAGCCTGACCGACAGATAGACCTGGGCGACAGCGTGGCCGAGTTGGTACTCACCAACAGCCACGACCGCAGCGCCGCCTATCAGCTGGATCTGGGCCTGTTTCGGCTCATCTGCTCGAACGGCATGGTGGCCCCCGTCAGCGACATGGGCGGGATACGGGTACGCCACGGCAAGCATGTGGTGGACGAGATACTGGAAGGCTCCGTTGCGCTTAGCCATCAGGTGCCGCGTATTGCCGAGGGCATGGAGGTGTTTCAGTCGACGATGGTGCATAGCGGCGAAGCCCGGCTATTTGCCGAAGCCGCGCTCGCCCTGCGCTATGGCGATGATTGGCAGCAGCACAGTCCCATTCGCCCGGACAACGTTCTCCAGGCCCGACGCACCGAGGATGCGGGCGGCACGCTCTGGCAGGTATTCGGGCGAACCCAGGAAAACCTGTTTAAGGGCGGCGTGCGTGGCAAGTCGGCTAGTGGCCGTCGTACTCGCACTCGAGCCATTAATAACGTCACCGAGGACGTGCGCCTCAACCGCGCCCTCTGGACGCTCACCGAACGCTTTGCCGAGCTGAAAGGCGCGACGCTCCCCGCGTTTCCTGAATAA
- a CDS encoding helix-turn-helix domain-containing protein, whose product MYDTTRLAIALRMSRAVTRMTQQELAKELAVSKTVIARNEKPDMAMRADTLMRLVYVMNANGIQVDVFSTLDQVELYVWGEDLSSISMRVARAALNLNQQEFADLIGVPKVRVTRGERPGSSVRADVHGLLREKMRQEGVTIEWSPTTQELAVTVHPQALQRQEALRKGESLPGEPDEDLVPTPLHEKLSNDALPRYRTEKRNTGLKPPSSPDKT is encoded by the coding sequence ATGTACGACACAACGCGATTGGCTATTGCCCTGCGCATGTCGCGTGCCGTCACGCGGATGACGCAGCAGGAACTGGCCAAAGAACTGGCCGTGAGCAAAACCGTCATTGCACGGAATGAAAAGCCTGACATGGCCATGCGAGCTGACACGTTGATGCGGCTTGTTTATGTGATGAACGCGAACGGTATCCAGGTCGATGTGTTCAGCACTCTTGACCAGGTGGAGCTCTATGTTTGGGGCGAAGACCTTTCTTCTATCAGCATGCGAGTGGCACGAGCCGCACTAAACCTCAACCAACAGGAATTTGCTGACCTTATCGGTGTGCCCAAGGTAAGGGTGACGCGAGGAGAGCGCCCGGGCTCGTCAGTACGGGCGGATGTGCATGGATTGCTCAGGGAAAAGATGCGACAAGAGGGCGTCACGATAGAATGGTCGCCGACGACCCAGGAATTGGCTGTCACGGTGCATCCCCAGGCACTTCAACGGCAGGAAGCGCTGCGTAAGGGAGAAAGCCTCCCGGGCGAGCCTGACGAGGACCTGGTGCCGACGCCACTGCATGAAAAGCTCAGTAATGATGCCTTACCCCGTTATCGCACGGAAAAGCGAAATACAGGGCTAAAGCCACCTTCCTCGCCGGACAAAACGTAA
- a CDS encoding HAD family hydrolase produces the protein MNQAPPQPVAFFDFDGTLTWGDTLMPFLRFAVGAPAYYARLAWLSPVLGAYAAGLLRNDIAKQIVLKRYLAGHAMAELQACGRRFAAEAIPAMLCPSGMAQLDWHQARGHECVLVSASLDIYLAPWAAQAGFSRVICSSLAQTAHGRVTGRLAGRNCHGAEKARRIAPLVARAAPATTYAYGDTEGDLPMLQLVETGLMRRKRRRPPPDADSADVFSPHCWQRIAHVSGTHSAE, from the coding sequence ATGAACCAGGCGCCCCCGCAACCTGTGGCCTTTTTTGACTTTGACGGCACCCTGACCTGGGGCGATACGCTGATGCCGTTTTTGCGCTTTGCCGTCGGCGCGCCGGCCTACTACGCCAGGCTGGCCTGGCTGTCGCCGGTGCTGGGAGCCTATGCCGCGGGGCTTTTGCGCAACGACATCGCCAAGCAGATCGTGCTCAAGCGCTATCTCGCCGGTCATGCCATGGCCGAACTGCAGGCATGCGGCCGCCGCTTTGCCGCCGAGGCCATCCCCGCCATGCTCTGCCCCAGCGGCATGGCACAGCTTGACTGGCACCAGGCCCGGGGGCATGAATGCGTGCTGGTCAGTGCCTCGCTGGATATCTACCTCGCCCCCTGGGCGGCTCAGGCGGGATTTTCCCGGGTGATATGCAGCTCGCTGGCCCAAACCGCTCACGGCCGGGTCACCGGGCGGCTGGCCGGGCGCAACTGCCACGGTGCCGAAAAGGCCCGCCGCATCGCGCCGCTGGTGGCCCGGGCCGCCCCGGCCACCACCTACGCCTATGGCGATACCGAAGGCGACCTGCCCATGCTGCAACTGGTAGAGACCGGGCTGATGCGGCGCAAGCGCCGCCGGCCGCCGCCCGACGCCGATTCGGCCGATGTCTTTTCACCCCACTGCTGGCAGCGAATTGCTCATGTCTCTGGAACACACTCCGCCGAATAA
- a CDS encoding beta strand repeat-containing protein, with translation MLTADIIDTLAGDSGNNVFDATELNSLASGDSIIDNNPNDNDVLNAEIKTANLTGVTIQNVEEINLNAQTLGATQFDAGSVTHTNVGGTTITVSNQRAAFGDFTVSGADDNNVTAGNNITKLTVNDLTGGVVDAGQAETVTVSGSGDTDGAANVIANGELTLNVSGSATGLNLEATVDSTVDLTTASVTDIAGSGEGALTLEGDFSGATSVTGVDTVVQDTDASVNASEWEVGTIDLAAADYSGSLTVADGQDVTISETLSGDGSGGTIKGDASNTADTVNVTSALASLGNLTFADLATASIELTNAEGAALGTLTTAGADTTITSASDLAIDTLASSGDEVTLNVAGDVNLSSGSSAENLDASGVTGALQKSTDGGADGAQEAADFTADNVVVTGGQGNNNVSFTGDSGSEDTVEYTGFAGDDTIELGSSGGTSAVSLTGGENTVTATALTTGTLAVATEGGNTTVELADLTDGGTVVFDALGAGNDTISITSDDIGTSNIIGTFASGTNTLELTESGSGSGSDVSKANLQLEGLTDIALGSDATFAVSQLSGETLNVSNVADSNNNVLKVGDAAETAAQTIDLSGLTLQNTGGIEDLEVTASVTGGSGDDTITVGTGTFAVNQSEGTDSYTFGAGADTYVAAASAKSEIDVISGFDASEDKIDFSDAFSGDGFTDLTEGNGAIEFSTADYANVDAVLATFAAEGNDLATGATVFEFDGSTYVVGSADGEYGASADTVIELTGVDLGLTSANFELATSGT, from the coding sequence ATGCTCACTGCAGACATCATCGACACCCTTGCCGGCGACAGCGGCAACAACGTGTTCGACGCCACCGAGCTCAACAGCCTCGCATCCGGCGACTCCATCATTGACAACAACCCCAATGATAACGACGTGCTCAACGCCGAGATCAAAACGGCCAACCTGACCGGCGTGACCATCCAGAACGTCGAGGAGATCAACCTCAACGCTCAGACGCTGGGAGCAACCCAGTTTGATGCGGGCAGCGTCACCCACACCAACGTCGGCGGCACCACCATCACCGTGAGCAACCAGCGCGCGGCGTTCGGTGACTTCACCGTTTCCGGCGCGGATGACAACAACGTCACCGCCGGTAACAACATCACCAAGCTGACCGTTAACGACCTGACAGGCGGCGTGGTAGACGCCGGCCAAGCCGAGACCGTCACCGTTTCCGGCTCTGGCGATACCGACGGCGCAGCGAACGTGATTGCCAACGGCGAACTGACGCTGAACGTGTCTGGTTCTGCCACTGGCCTGAACCTCGAAGCTACCGTCGACTCTACCGTTGACCTGACTACTGCTAGTGTTACCGACATCGCCGGCTCCGGCGAAGGCGCGCTGACGCTGGAAGGTGATTTTTCTGGCGCCACCAGCGTCACCGGCGTTGATACCGTCGTTCAGGATACTGACGCATCCGTTAACGCCTCCGAGTGGGAAGTGGGCACCATCGACCTCGCAGCAGCTGACTACAGCGGCTCGCTGACCGTTGCCGACGGCCAGGACGTGACCATCTCCGAAACGCTTTCCGGCGACGGCTCCGGCGGTACCATCAAGGGCGACGCCAGCAACACCGCTGATACCGTCAACGTCACAAGCGCGCTGGCAAGCCTGGGCAACCTGACGTTTGCCGACCTCGCCACGGCCAGCATCGAGCTGACCAACGCCGAAGGCGCGGCGCTGGGCACGCTGACCACCGCGGGTGCTGATACCACCATCACCAGCGCGTCTGACCTGGCGATCGACACGCTGGCCTCCAGCGGTGACGAAGTCACGCTGAACGTAGCAGGCGATGTCAACCTGTCTAGCGGCTCCAGTGCAGAAAACCTCGACGCCTCCGGCGTGACCGGCGCACTGCAGAAGAGCACCGACGGCGGTGCTGATGGTGCACAAGAAGCGGCTGACTTCACCGCTGACAACGTCGTCGTCACCGGCGGCCAGGGCAACAACAACGTCTCCTTCACTGGTGACTCAGGCTCCGAAGATACGGTCGAATACACCGGCTTCGCCGGCGACGACACGATCGAGCTGGGCAGCTCCGGCGGCACATCAGCCGTCAGCCTCACCGGCGGCGAGAACACCGTTACCGCAACGGCGCTGACTACCGGCACGTTAGCCGTAGCTACCGAAGGCGGCAACACCACCGTTGAGCTGGCTGATCTGACCGACGGCGGCACCGTGGTGTTTGACGCGCTGGGCGCAGGCAACGACACCATCAGCATCACGTCTGACGATATCGGCACGTCCAACATCATCGGCACCTTCGCCAGCGGCACCAACACCCTGGAGCTGACCGAATCTGGTAGCGGCAGCGGCTCCGATGTGTCCAAGGCCAACCTGCAGCTGGAAGGCCTGACCGACATCGCACTGGGCAGCGACGCGACGTTTGCGGTTAGCCAGCTGAGCGGCGAAACGCTGAACGTGTCCAACGTTGCAGACAGCAACAACAACGTGCTGAAAGTCGGCGATGCTGCCGAAACAGCCGCTCAGACCATCGACCTGTCCGGCCTGACGCTGCAAAATACCGGCGGTATCGAAGATCTGGAAGTGACGGCTAGCGTCACCGGCGGCAGCGGCGATGACACCATCACCGTGGGCACCGGCACGTTCGCTGTTAACCAGTCTGAAGGCACCGACAGCTACACCTTCGGCGCAGGCGCAGACACCTACGTGGCTGCTGCTTCTGCCAAGAGCGAAATCGACGTCATCAGCGGCTTCGATGCCAGCGAAGACAAGATCGACTTCAGCGATGCCTTCTCTGGCGATGGGTTCACCGACCTGACTGAAGGCAACGGTGCCATCGAGTTCTCCACGGCGGACTACGCCAACGTAGACGCGGTGCTGGCGACCTTTGCTGCTGAAGGCAACGATCTGGCCACCGGCGCAACCGTGTTCGAGTTTGACGGCAGCACCTACGTGGTCGGCAGCGCTGATGGTGAATACGGCGCATCTGCTGACACCGTCATCGAGCTGACCGGCGTTGACCTCGGCCTGACGTCTGCCAACTTCGAGCTGGCTACCAGCGGCACCTAA
- the radC gene encoding RadC family protein encodes MSQPQAHQPQPKLMAGEQPGTYQLSQDVTAEELLYLAKMIARRKLRKGNKLTAPHTVHRCLQTLMLDYPHEVFGVLLLDSQHRLITFDELFRGTIDSASVYPREVVKHALHHNAAAVILVHNHPSGEPEPSDADRRITRRLQDALGLVDIRVLDHVVVAGEGFTSFVQRGWL; translated from the coding sequence ATGTCTCAACCACAAGCCCACCAACCACAGCCCAAGCTCATGGCCGGCGAGCAGCCCGGCACCTATCAGCTGTCGCAGGACGTGACCGCCGAGGAACTGCTGTATCTGGCCAAGATGATCGCCCGCCGCAAGCTGCGCAAGGGCAACAAGCTCACTGCGCCCCACACGGTGCACCGCTGCCTGCAAACCCTGATGCTCGACTACCCGCATGAAGTCTTTGGTGTGCTGCTGCTCGATAGCCAGCATCGCCTGATCACCTTCGACGAGCTGTTTCGGGGCACGATCGATTCGGCAAGCGTCTACCCGCGCGAAGTGGTCAAGCACGCGCTCCACCATAACGCTGCCGCCGTGATACTGGTTCACAACCACCCCAGCGGCGAACCCGAGCCCAGCGACGCTGATAGACGCATTACCCGCCGCCTGCAGGATGCCCTGGGGCTGGTGGATATCCGGGTACTGGATCACGTCGTGGTAGCTGGGGAGGGCTTTACCTCGTTTGTCCAGCGGGGGTGGCTGTAA
- a CDS encoding Rpn family recombination-promoting nuclease/putative transposase, giving the protein MASHSHDIAYKELFSHPEFVQQLIEGFAPDDIAALMDVTTLKQHNGHYVTPLNQEKIEDVVWSVKATWEGVTQRVYLYILLEFQSRVDYMMPVQMMHYVAGFHDQLIKNGVTTPSKGLPPVFPIVLYNGAQRWTAERDVSDMITPQPPGFLQPYQPHLRYYLVDEGRYSDEDLAERNSVLSGIFGIEKAKDGREALQKAVDRIVAIIQADPDKDRIDRIVTRWIKRHFERLGAKVDLTELNSLVEDRNMLADNLENWAKREREEGEKRGEAKGRTEGRTEGRIDTLRKLIELKFNQVPAWVDQRLEQASEHELNHWVEQILVADSLDVLFGD; this is encoded by the coding sequence ATGGCCAGTCACTCGCACGATATCGCCTACAAGGAACTGTTCAGCCATCCCGAGTTTGTGCAGCAGCTGATCGAAGGCTTTGCGCCTGACGACATCGCGGCGCTGATGGACGTCACGACGCTCAAGCAGCACAACGGGCATTACGTGACGCCGCTGAATCAGGAAAAGATCGAGGACGTGGTGTGGTCGGTGAAGGCTACGTGGGAAGGCGTGACTCAGCGGGTCTATCTCTACATCCTGCTGGAGTTTCAGTCCCGCGTGGATTACATGATGCCCGTGCAGATGATGCACTACGTGGCGGGGTTCCACGATCAGCTGATAAAAAACGGCGTGACGACCCCCAGCAAGGGGTTGCCGCCGGTATTTCCTATCGTGCTGTATAACGGCGCTCAGCGCTGGACAGCCGAGCGGGACGTGTCTGACATGATCACCCCGCAGCCCCCCGGTTTCTTGCAGCCGTATCAACCGCATCTGCGCTACTACCTGGTGGATGAAGGGCGCTATAGCGACGAAGACCTGGCCGAGCGTAACAGCGTGCTGAGCGGGATTTTTGGTATCGAAAAAGCAAAAGATGGTCGCGAAGCGCTGCAGAAAGCCGTCGATCGTATCGTGGCGATTATTCAAGCCGACCCGGACAAGGACCGCATCGACCGCATTGTCACGCGCTGGATCAAGCGGCATTTTGAACGTTTGGGGGCGAAGGTCGATCTAACAGAGCTGAATAGCCTGGTGGAGGATAGAAATATGTTGGCAGATAATCTGGAAAATTGGGCGAAGCGCGAGCGTGAGGAAGGCGAGAAGCGCGGCGAGGCCAAAGGCCGTACAGAAGGCCGTACAGAAGGCCGTATCGATACGCTACGCAAGCTGATCGAGCTCAAGTTCAATCAAGTACCGGCGTGGGTCGATCAGCGTCTGGAGCAGGCCAGCGAGCACGAACTGAATCATTGGGTGGAGCAGATATTGGTTGCGGATTCGCTGGACGTGCTGTTCGGCGACTGA
- a CDS encoding IS3 family transposase (programmed frameshift), with the protein MSKKRQQYSASFKSKVALAALKGEQTTSEIAARFQVHPTMVSTWKRELMENATDLFEGKKKTSKPSNEPSSDELYREIGRLTVERDFLSRKLDQLSRQRRLTMIERGHPQVSTSRQCELLKLSRSSVYYISRAQRHEDLDMMYLLDQQHLETPYYGSRKMRVHLQHQGYRVNRKRVQRLMRTMGIQAVYPRPRTSTPGDGHRIHPYLLKGLRIDRPNQVWATDITYLPLARGFMYLIAIIDWYSRKVLSWRVSNTMDTDFCVDALEEALQRHGTPEIFNTDQGVQFTSDAFTSVLKEHGIRISMDGKGCYHDNIFVERLWRSVKYECVYLTAFEDGHHLKQSLSRYFRHYNRTRYHQGLDYHTPNQVHYQQVTTLAA; encoded by the exons ATGAGCAAAAAACGCCAGCAGTACAGCGCATCATTCAAGTCAAAAGTCGCTCTGGCCGCCCTCAAGGGCGAGCAGACCACGTCTGAAATAGCCGCACGCTTCCAGGTTCACCCCACCATGGTGAGCACCTGGAAGCGTGAGCTGATGGAGAACGCAACCGATCTCTTTGAGGGCAAGAAAAAGACGAGCAAGCCGTCCAATGAGCCCAGCAGCGACGAGCTTTACCGCGAGATAGGCCGACTGACGGTGGAACGCGATTTTTTATCGCGCAAGCTCGATCAGT TAAGCCGTCAACGCCGATTGACGATGATCGAGCGTGGCCACCCCCAGGTCAGCACTTCACGCCAATGTGAGCTACTCAAGCTGAGTCGTTCCTCGGTGTATTACATCTCCCGTGCGCAACGCCACGAGGATCTCGACATGATGTATCTACTGGATCAGCAGCACCTGGAAACGCCGTACTATGGCTCTCGCAAGATGCGAGTTCACCTGCAGCACCAGGGCTACCGGGTGAATCGGAAGCGGGTGCAGCGCTTGATGCGCACCATGGGCATTCAGGCGGTGTATCCGCGTCCGAGAACCAGCACCCCGGGCGATGGGCACAGGATCCATCCGTATCTGCTGAAAGGCCTCAGGATAGATCGGCCCAACCAGGTGTGGGCAACGGATATTACCTATCTTCCGCTGGCTCGGGGCTTCATGTATCTGATCGCCATCATCGACTGGTACAGCCGCAAGGTGCTGTCCTGGCGGGTCTCCAACACCATGGACACGGACTTCTGTGTTGACGCGCTTGAGGAAGCGCTACAACGCCACGGAACGCCGGAGATCTTCAACACCGATCAGGGCGTTCAGTTCACCAGCGACGCCTTCACCAGTGTGCTCAAGGAGCATGGTATCCGTATCAGCATGGACGGCAAGGGCTGCTACCATGACAATATTTTCGTGGAACGGCTCTGGCGTAGCGTCAAGTATGAATGCGTTTACCTCACCGCCTTCGAGGACGGCCATCACTTGAAGCAGTCGCTCAGCCGATACTTCCGGCATTACAACCGGACTCGGTATCATCAGGGCCTTGATTACCACACACCGAATCAGGTGCACTACCAACAGGTCACGACCCTGGCAGCTTGA
- a CDS encoding recombination directionality factor, giving the protein MLKGLAITPPILGRIAIGKVVEQNGKRLPRKDDQFTITSQLQTKEGWIPHPMDELLRGKQDGKLREIPIRFLFNDPDLNLRAEYTLFDRQTARPLCVGDGEQCKRRTRDGMETLPCPSPDMCPLAQGGACKPYGRLNVLIGDDDPLGSFIFRTTGFNSIRTLAARLAYFKAVAGNRLACMPLALRLRGKSTRQSRGTPIFYVDITLREGWTLEDTLAEARRIDEERQAMGFDQKALDKAAKSGFANGAFEDSAEESADVVEEFYPEATQANDAGQQGQAANAPNTLADKLQAKTEQAHKQEGQGQNGQQPKPTGKGLTPADKDPRKK; this is encoded by the coding sequence ATGCTTAAAGGACTCGCCATTACCCCGCCGATACTCGGGCGGATCGCCATCGGTAAGGTGGTCGAACAGAACGGTAAGCGCCTGCCCCGCAAGGACGATCAGTTCACTATCACCTCCCAGCTTCAAACCAAAGAGGGCTGGATACCGCACCCCATGGACGAGCTGCTGCGTGGCAAACAGGACGGCAAGCTCCGCGAAATCCCCATCCGCTTTTTGTTCAACGACCCCGACCTCAATCTGAGGGCCGAATACACGCTGTTTGATCGCCAGACCGCACGCCCGCTGTGCGTAGGCGACGGGGAACAGTGTAAACGCCGCACCCGCGACGGCATGGAGACGCTGCCGTGTCCCTCGCCAGATATGTGCCCGCTGGCTCAGGGCGGTGCCTGCAAGCCCTACGGACGGCTTAACGTGCTGATAGGCGACGACGACCCGTTGGGCAGCTTTATCTTCCGTACCACGGGCTTCAACTCGATCAGAACGCTCGCGGCTCGCTTGGCCTATTTCAAAGCCGTAGCCGGCAACCGGCTGGCCTGTATGCCGCTGGCTCTACGCCTGCGCGGGAAATCCACCCGGCAAAGCCGGGGTACTCCGATCTTCTACGTGGACATCACTCTACGCGAGGGCTGGACGCTGGAAGACACCCTGGCCGAAGCCCGGCGTATCGACGAGGAACGGCAAGCGATGGGCTTTGATCAGAAAGCCCTCGATAAGGCCGCCAAAAGCGGTTTTGCCAACGGCGCGTTTGAAGACAGTGCGGAGGAATCCGCCGACGTGGTGGAAGAGTTTTATCCCGAAGCCACCCAAGCGAACGATGCCGGGCAGCAGGGCCAAGCGGCCAATGCCCCCAACACGCTGGCTGACAAGCTCCAGGCGAAGACCGAGCAGGCGCATAAGCAGGAAGGGCAAGGCCAGAACGGCCAACAGCCAAAGCCCACGGGAAAAGGGCTGACCCCGGCGGATAAAGATCCCCGGAAAAAGTAA
- a CDS encoding tyrosine-type recombinase/integrase yields MPKMTLTQQFVDGAATCPANKARMDYYDTKLVGFSLKVLKSGNKAYYIRYRDARGKLIERKLGSVSVMKLADARKIAHDVLSQVATGDDPFEKRETLKKVPTLGYFVERWYMPHIKSRKRSWETDETFLRLHILPWLGKLHMDQVKKQHVIEMLAYHRQTHAPASTNRALVLCRYIYNCALRWEVEGVTRNPTTGIDLYPVNNKRDRYLKEEESVRLFEALETSRNTQLPFIVAMLLLTGARRREVLTARWEDMDQEKQIWRIKFNKTGKTRFVPLSDGMLSLLAKIPREEGQGFLFPNPRTGKPFTAIFYSWDTARRQAGMPELRIHDLRHSFASMLVNAGRSLYEVQRLLGHHQITTTQRYAHLSHDSLVSAADSAAQSVPWDKTRRQRAQADRTLPRARDRIGSETEDPQE; encoded by the coding sequence ATGCCCAAAATGACACTAACCCAGCAGTTTGTCGACGGCGCCGCTACCTGCCCCGCCAATAAAGCCCGGATGGATTACTACGATACCAAGCTCGTGGGCTTTTCCCTCAAGGTGCTGAAGTCAGGCAACAAAGCCTATTATATCCGCTACCGTGATGCACGCGGCAAGCTGATAGAGCGCAAGCTGGGCAGCGTAAGCGTAATGAAGCTGGCTGATGCGCGGAAAATAGCCCATGACGTGCTCTCTCAAGTGGCGACCGGCGACGATCCGTTCGAGAAGCGCGAAACCCTGAAGAAAGTGCCAACGCTCGGCTATTTCGTGGAGCGCTGGTACATGCCCCACATCAAAAGCCGCAAGCGCAGCTGGGAAACCGATGAAACCTTCCTGCGTCTGCATATCCTGCCCTGGCTGGGCAAACTGCATATGGACCAGGTGAAAAAGCAGCATGTGATCGAAATGCTGGCCTATCACCGCCAGACCCATGCGCCTGCCTCGACTAACCGCGCTCTGGTGCTGTGTCGCTACATTTATAACTGTGCGCTGCGATGGGAGGTAGAAGGTGTGACGCGCAACCCGACGACCGGGATTGACCTGTACCCGGTGAATAACAAGCGGGATCGGTATCTGAAGGAGGAAGAATCGGTAAGGTTGTTCGAGGCGCTGGAGACATCGCGCAATACACAGCTGCCTTTCATTGTTGCCATGCTACTACTCACCGGCGCACGGCGACGGGAGGTGCTGACGGCTCGGTGGGAAGACATGGACCAGGAAAAGCAAATTTGGCGTATCAAGTTCAACAAGACGGGGAAAACGCGCTTCGTGCCGCTGTCGGACGGGATGCTGTCGCTACTGGCCAAGATTCCGAGGGAGGAGGGGCAAGGATTTCTCTTTCCCAACCCGAGAACAGGTAAGCCGTTTACCGCCATTTTCTACAGCTGGGATACGGCACGACGTCAGGCGGGGATGCCCGAGCTCCGCATTCACGATTTACGCCACAGCTTCGCCAGTATGCTTGTCAACGCCGGACGCAGCCTCTACGAGGTGCAGCGACTGCTGGGCCATCACCAGATCACTACCACTCAGCGCTATGCCCACCTGAGCCATGACTCCTTGGTATCAGCAGCAGATTCAGCGGCCCAGTCCGTGCCGTGGGATAAAACCCGACGGCAGCGGGCACAGGCAGACAGAACACTGCCCCGGGCAAGGGATCGCATCGGGTCGGAGACGGAAGATCCGCAGGAATAA
- a CDS encoding RpnC/YadD family protein translates to MSDADTSRSSDHDSPWKMALDAYFQEFLGLLFPDIEKQVDWSRGYSFLDNELQKITADANSGRRYADKLIRVYARDGCETWVLIHVEVQGEPEDDFAERMYTYQYRLRDRYGMDVVSLAVLADTRETFRPTTFHYERWGCELTYTFPTAKLIDWEQHWEALEQNPNEMSLVVMAQLHAKRLKDGATRKDTKVALTRLLFERGYERAEVVRLFNIIDWMIQLPYGLEPIFSHEVDEIQEEKKMAYVNTLERQALAKERMSVLESTLRNQIKLKFGEVPAWADQRIQQADDTELSEWVVQILSADSLEALLNT, encoded by the coding sequence ATGAGCGACGCGGACACATCCCGAAGCAGCGATCACGACAGCCCCTGGAAGATGGCTCTGGACGCCTATTTCCAGGAGTTTCTGGGGCTGCTGTTCCCCGACATCGAAAAGCAGGTGGACTGGTCGCGGGGCTACAGCTTTCTGGATAACGAGCTGCAGAAAATTACCGCCGACGCCAACAGCGGGCGGCGCTATGCCGATAAGCTGATCAGGGTCTACGCCCGGGACGGCTGCGAAACCTGGGTATTGATTCACGTTGAAGTGCAGGGCGAACCGGAAGACGACTTTGCCGAGCGGATGTATACCTATCAGTACCGGCTACGCGACCGCTACGGCATGGATGTGGTGAGTCTGGCGGTGCTGGCCGATACCCGCGAGACCTTCCGGCCCACGACGTTTCACTACGAGCGTTGGGGGTGCGAGCTGACTTACACATTCCCCACGGCCAAGTTGATTGATTGGGAGCAGCACTGGGAAGCGCTGGAACAAAACCCCAACGAGATGTCGCTGGTGGTGATGGCCCAGTTGCACGCCAAGCGGTTGAAGGACGGCGCGACACGCAAGGATACCAAGGTTGCGCTGACGCGCCTGCTGTTTGAGCGGGGCTATGAGCGCGCGGAAGTCGTGCGTCTATTCAACATCATTGACTGGATGATACAGCTGCCGTACGGGTTGGAACCGATATTTTCTCATGAGGTCGATGAGATACAAGAGGAGAAGAAAATGGCTTATGTAAATACGTTGGAGCGTCAGGCGTTGGCCAAAGAGCGTATGAGCGTGCTGGAAAGCACGCTGCGCAATCAGATTAAGCTCAAGTTTGGTGAAGTGCCCGCCTGGGCAGATCAGCGCATACAGCAAGCTGATGATACTGAGCTAAGCGAGTGGGTCGTGCAGATCCTGTCGGCAGATTCACTGGAAGCGCTGCTGAACACTTGA